One Apostichopus japonicus isolate 1M-3 chromosome 7, ASM3797524v1, whole genome shotgun sequence genomic region harbors:
- the LOC139969703 gene encoding uncharacterized protein — MELPISGSISRIASLCLLTTFVYIAFVSSGAYAAPYQTSGTYASPYQTADEVGEELAVMYDRDIQEMCANSEISVATRVLCRLAELRTQEPETEVPPLRSWRSQRVQKRESTAFSAFQRTVTDLRRLAKQSEIYRMQYQILINKGLIAPNGRIIKVPSANTELLNQMESIG, encoded by the exons ATGGAACTTCCAATCTCAGGATCGATATCTAGAATAGCGTCTCTTTGTCTATTAACGACGTTCGTCTACATAGCCTTTGTCTCATCTGGCGCTTATGCTGCTCCTTACCAAACATCTGGCACCTATGCTTCTCCGTACCAAACCGCCGACGAGGTGGGCGAGGAACTGGCGGTCATGTACGACAGAGATATTCAAGAGATGTGCGCAAATAGTGAAATCTCCGTGGCAACCAGAGTTCTATGCAGATTGGCTGAGTTGAGAACGCAAGAGCCAGAAACGGAGGTTCCTCCTCTCAGATCTTGGAGATCCCAAAGAGTTCAAAAAAGAG AGTCCACTGCATTTTCCGCGTTCCAACGGACGGTAACCGATCTCAGGCGACTAGCCAAGCAAAGCGAAATTTACCGGATGCAATATCAGATTCTAATAAATAAGGGTCTGATCGCACCGAACGGAAGAATTATTAAAGTACCGTCAGCGAACACAGAACTTTTAAATCAAATGGAATCCATCGGTTAA